A window of the Aliivibrio salmonicida LFI1238 genome harbors these coding sequences:
- a CDS encoding GGDEF domain-containing protein: MPNSKQNYALTHETFVFLKIWGIILCVLWVFYFFFNIVSLHRLERGVVEDYKGIYSISRRFSSYYNNVDSIFLDKGEYNRNGVHIVVNADTEVKVLSTGIKKLRTELEKLIGNSLWTIAVFENPSQYVHFDPLRKSYEMFYDGVNSENVIEEIVDKESLNATYQSFYGCNLKLTEKYTEKGMNEIIRSVYYPIYNNKHLDSLLIVDIKASLLSDKVRIFNDENNTVINSNSMNNSYQESMLLPCSAQDEITLGIRLIDLIKAILIPSLLLSLSFYLLRLNFNHRKKLVQFDRMTGFYRRDFYEKRLQKKTSHSLLLIDIDHFKRINDTYGHKIGDEVIQEVAVRILNQIRPKDIAVRWGGEEFIVAFEPLTDDQLAIKADLIRAVIEKHEIKGIEVTISIGGVVSRDTSFSYAYKRADAALYTSKESGRNKVTIVSDFVEVP; this comes from the coding sequence ATGCCGAATAGTAAACAAAATTATGCACTTACTCATGAAACTTTTGTTTTCTTGAAAATATGGGGGATAATTCTGTGTGTACTTTGGGTATTCTATTTTTTCTTTAATATCGTTTCTTTGCATCGATTAGAGCGTGGTGTGGTCGAAGATTACAAAGGCATTTATTCCATCAGTCGTCGTTTCTCATCTTATTATAATAATGTCGATTCTATCTTTTTAGATAAAGGTGAATACAACCGTAATGGCGTCCATATTGTTGTTAACGCGGATACTGAAGTAAAAGTGTTGTCTACTGGTATTAAAAAATTACGGACCGAATTAGAAAAGTTAATTGGAAATAGCTTATGGACGATTGCTGTTTTTGAAAATCCGTCTCAATATGTGCATTTTGATCCATTGAGAAAAAGCTATGAAATGTTTTATGACGGAGTGAATAGCGAAAATGTCATCGAAGAAATTGTAGATAAAGAAAGTTTAAATGCCACCTATCAATCTTTTTATGGGTGTAATTTAAAATTAACAGAAAAGTATACAGAGAAAGGCATGAATGAAATCATTCGTTCTGTCTATTACCCGATATACAATAATAAACACCTTGATTCATTATTAATTGTTGATATTAAAGCGTCGTTACTTTCTGATAAAGTTAGGATATTTAATGATGAAAATAACACTGTTATTAACAGCAATAGCATGAATAACAGTTATCAAGAATCGATGCTTTTACCTTGCTCAGCTCAAGATGAGATCACACTAGGGATACGATTGATCGATCTTATCAAAGCGATCTTAATACCTTCGTTATTATTGTCGTTAAGTTTTTACCTTTTACGATTAAATTTCAATCATCGTAAAAAATTAGTGCAGTTTGATCGCATGACTGGCTTTTATCGACGTGATTTTTACGAGAAACGTTTACAGAAAAAGACATCGCATTCGCTACTTCTTATTGATATTGACCATTTTAAACGTATTAATGATACTTACGGGCATAAAATTGGTGACGAAGTGATCCAAGAAGTTGCCGTACGTATTTTGAATCAAATTCGCCCTAAAGACATCGCGGTTCGTTGGGGAGGCGAAGAGTTTATCGTCGCTTTTGAGCCCTTAACAGACGATCAGTTAGCCATTAAAGCGGATCTAATTCGAGCTGTGATTGAAAAGCATGAGATTAAAGGGATTGAAGTTACGATTTCTATCGGTGGTGTGGTAAGCCGAGATACGTCATTTAGTTATGCTTACAAACGAGCGGATGCCGCACTCTATACATCGAAAGAGAGTGGACGAAATAAAGTGACTATTGTGAGTGACTTTGTCGAGGTGCCATAA